A single Cannabis sativa cultivar Pink pepper isolate KNU-18-1 chromosome 7, ASM2916894v1, whole genome shotgun sequence DNA region contains:
- the LOC115696323 gene encoding uncharacterized protein LOC115696323 translates to MLRIHARQKTLFWRILSGCLPIKSRLGGFLNTDTCCALCGDDVESDVHLFRDCHFARGLWFSCPWGPCSSGLGNLNLEDWFLWLFDTRNELMILYGACIIEHIWNCRNEVIFRGAKANMAASVKIILQRFNEFRSELLEADEPVNTHSDAPRSNLVDGCRFRVDASILDGLAGLGDVQVDAEPDEASVLLHFTAVDSVLEAELRAILSVLTWAREKELNSVFIESDSLIAVKALNSNVLPYAWADALACYARVSRVSASCVLRDVAPFVATM, encoded by the exons ATGCTAAGGATTCATGCGAGGCAAAAGACATTGTTTTGGAGGATTTTGAGTGGCTGTCTGCCCATCAAAAGCCGTCTGGGGGGGTTTCTGAATACTGATACATGTTGCGCTTTGTGTGGTGATGATGTTGAATCAGATGTACACTTGTTTAGAGACTGCCATTTTGCTCGTGGCCTATGGTTCTCTTGCCCGTGGGGTCCTTGCAGCAGTGGACTTGGGAATTTAAACTTGGAGGATTGGTTCTTATGGTTGTTCGATACAAGGAACGAGTTGATGATATTATATGGAGCTTGCATCATTGAACACATTTGGAATTGCCGAAATGAAGTCATTTTCAGAGGAGCTAAAGCAAACATGGCTGCTTCAGTAAAAATTATACTCCAGCGGTTCAATGAGTTTCGATCGGAGCTCCTAGAGGCTGACGAACCTGTGAACACTCATTCAGATGCTCCTCGTTCCAATCTGGTGGATGGTTGCAGGTTTAGGGTGGATGCATCGATCCTCGATGGTCTGGCTGGGTTAGGTGATGTTCAAGTTGATGCAGAGCCCGATGAAGCAAGTGTGTTGCTGCACTTTACGGCAGTGGACAGTGTTCTCGAAGCAGAACTGCGCGCCATTCTCAGCGTCTTGACATGGGCAAGGGAAAAGGAACTCAATTCTGTTTTCATTGAATCTGATTCTCTCATAGCAGTAAAGGCTTTAAACTCTAATGTTCTGCCTTATGCTTGGG CTGATGCTCTTGCGTGTTATGCTAGAGTGTCTCGTGTGAGTGCGAGTTGTGTGCTAAGGGATGTAGCCCCCTTTGTGGCTACTATGTGA
- the LOC133039595 gene encoding L-ascorbate peroxidase 2, cytosolic-like, whose product MSKRYPIVTDDYITAICKARKKLRGVIYAKKLAPLMLRLAWNSAATFDVITRTGGPFGTMRLEAEQNHDANTGLTHVVQCLGDIKKQSPVISYADLYQLAGVVAVEITGGPEIPFHPGREDKPEPPPEGHLPACTKGY is encoded by the exons ATGTCAAAGAGATACCCAATAGTCACCGATGATTACATAACTGCCATTTGCAAGGCTAGAAAGAAGCTCAGGGGTGTCATCTATGCGAAAAAGCTTGCTCCTCTTATGCTGAGGCTTGC ATGGAACTCGGCTGCAACTTTTGATGTTATCACAAGAACTGGTGGCCCATTTGGTACAATGCGACTTGAAGCGGAGCAGAATCACGATGCCAACACTGGTCTTACTCACGTTGTTCAATGCTTGGGAGACATAAAAAAGCAATCTCCTGTGATCTCATATGCTGATTTGTACCAG TTGGCTGGAGTAGTTGCTGTTGAAATCACTGGTGGTCCAGAGATTCCTTTCCACCCGGGAAGAGAG GACAAGCCTGAGCCGCCACCAGAAGGCCATCTCCCTGCCTGCACCAAGGGTTATTGA
- the LOC133039596 gene encoding uncharacterized protein LOC133039596: MWNDIMKKSESFMISVLVNEHMFDIKEHNIAVIKEDVQFMVSFSKITAACISLYMRFFYTILVENERMHLFTFFEPQLLAAILGRTPDDKARDLAKRFGEIIPGQVLMAAFNDGRHWMLLLIDVSKEIVYFFDPLGGYIPQDCKNVVGM, encoded by the exons ATGTGGAATGATATTATGAAAAAATCTGAATCATTTATGATTAGTGTGCTTGTGAACGAACACATGTTTGATATTAAAGAGCATAACATAGCAGTGATTAAAGAAGATGTTCAGTTTATGGTATCTTTTAGTAAAATCACAGCTGCTTGCATATCACTATATATGAG GTTTTTTTATACAATACTTGTGGAGAATGAAAGAATGcatttatttacattttttgaGCCTCAACTTTTAGCTGCAATACTAGGGAGAACACCTGATGATAAAGCTAGAGATCTTGCAAAAAGATTTGGAGAAATTATACCAGGACAAGTACTCATGGCAGCCTTTAATGATGG GAGACATTGGATGCTCTTGTTGATTGACGTATCTAAAGAGATAGTATACTTTTTTGATCCCCTTGGAGGCTACATTCCTCAAGATTGTAAGAATGTTGTAGGAATGtaa